From Nitrospirota bacterium, the proteins below share one genomic window:
- the hisC gene encoding histidinol-phosphate transaminase, which produces MPGTVRSLKALRSRIDEVDLRILRLLEERARWAAAVAKVKKHKGRPLYSGSREEEIFRRLLSAGDGSFPAEGLQNVFHEIITACLNLQKRSVGTGRTMENNGGLSGVADAIRGLPEYQPGQRRGKPRGDLVRLSGNENNYGASPAVHRAAAGALRSLHLYPDKWATDPRRAIARVLRVQAEEVVLGNGSDELMDLIFRMYLRAGKEALLPHPSFTYYEIAARACGARAVFFPLVDYQYDISRVRAKVCERTALVVLANPNNPTGTYIPRRELSDLLKSLPTHVIVLLDEAYWGYPEAGDFPDGMQLRRRHPNLIVMRTFSKSHGMAGLRCAFAVCEKAMAGVLNKLRQPFNVNRVAQAAAAAAIRDRRWQATMWKRNQSEKLFLESELRRLGLRVVPSQANFLLVIPPRRASRLVERLAQQNIWVRDTASFGISGGFRVTVGKRAESKRLVNALASILE; this is translated from the coding sequence ATGCCCGGAACGGTCCGATCGCTGAAGGCCCTCCGATCCAGGATCGACGAGGTGGACCTTCGAATCCTGCGCCTCCTGGAGGAGCGGGCGCGTTGGGCGGCGGCCGTCGCCAAGGTCAAGAAACACAAGGGGCGTCCTCTCTATTCCGGATCGAGAGAGGAGGAAATCTTCCGGCGGCTGCTTTCCGCGGGCGATGGAAGTTTTCCGGCGGAGGGTCTTCAAAACGTGTTTCACGAAATTATCACGGCCTGTCTGAATCTTCAGAAGCGGAGCGTGGGCACCGGCAGGACGATGGAAAACAACGGTGGGCTGTCCGGGGTCGCCGACGCGATACGGGGGCTGCCGGAGTACCAGCCGGGCCAGCGGCGCGGCAAACCGCGAGGGGACCTCGTGCGGCTCTCGGGTAACGAGAACAACTACGGGGCGTCACCGGCCGTGCACAGGGCGGCGGCCGGCGCCTTACGATCGCTCCATCTTTACCCCGACAAGTGGGCGACCGACCCACGGCGAGCCATCGCCCGAGTGCTCCGAGTCCAAGCCGAGGAGGTCGTGCTGGGAAACGGATCGGATGAATTGATGGACCTCATTTTTCGGATGTACTTGCGCGCCGGCAAAGAAGCGCTTCTGCCGCACCCCAGCTTCACGTACTACGAGATCGCCGCCCGAGCCTGTGGAGCGAGAGCGGTGTTCTTCCCCCTGGTGGACTATCAATACGATATATCCCGCGTCCGGGCCAAGGTCTGTGAGCGAACCGCCCTTGTGGTGCTGGCGAATCCGAACAATCCGACCGGTACCTACATCCCCCGGCGTGAGCTTTCAGATCTGCTCAAGTCGCTTCCCACCCACGTTATCGTACTGCTCGATGAGGCCTACTGGGGGTATCCGGAGGCCGGCGACTTCCCGGATGGAATGCAACTGCGGAGGCGACATCCCAACCTGATCGTGATGCGGACGTTTTCCAAGAGTCACGGGATGGCCGGTTTGCGTTGCGCGTTCGCGGTGTGCGAGAAGGCGATGGCGGGGGTCCTGAATAAACTTCGCCAACCGTTCAACGTCAATCGGGTGGCGCAGGCGGCAGCGGCGGCGGCGATCAGAGACCGGCGTTGGCAGGCCACGATGTGGAAGCGCAATCAATCGGAAAAACTGTTTCTGGAATCGGAGCTCCGGCGCTTGGGGCTGCGGGTGGTTCCTTCCCAGGCAAACTTTCTTCTGGTGATTCCACCGCGGCGCGCATCGCGGCTGGTGGAACGCCTGGCGCAGCAAAACATTTGGGTGAGAGATACCGCGTCGTTCGGAATTTCAGGCGGCTTTCGTGTGACGGTGGGAAAGAGGGCTGAAAGCAAGCGGCTGGTGAATGCCCTGGCCTCAATTCTTGAATAA
- a CDS encoding peptidylprolyl isomerase: MNMLNRTWVAGLMLGLLAVGASGCAKKRKAVVQLERGSFTIELADKEAPKTADNFRTLVKKDFFDGLTFHRVEPGFVVQGGDPRGDGTGGPGYDLAGKYGIEAANTVKESDAKPEFYTIPAEITQHKHVEGTVGMARQPDMVNPKKESNGSQFYICLSPQPHLDGQYTVLGQVTDGMDIVRAIQRGDKIKDIRLK; the protein is encoded by the coding sequence ATGAACATGCTGAATCGGACATGGGTGGCGGGATTGATGCTGGGCCTGTTGGCCGTGGGCGCTTCGGGGTGCGCGAAGAAGAGGAAGGCCGTGGTCCAATTGGAAAGAGGATCCTTCACCATTGAACTCGCGGACAAGGAGGCGCCGAAGACCGCGGACAACTTCCGGACCCTGGTCAAGAAGGATTTCTTTGACGGATTGACGTTCCACCGGGTGGAGCCGGGTTTCGTGGTCCAAGGCGGGGACCCGCGTGGGGACGGTACGGGCGGCCCGGGCTATGATCTGGCTGGGAAGTACGGGATCGAGGCCGCCAACACGGTCAAAGAGAGCGACGCGAAACCGGAGTTCTACACCATCCCCGCGGAAATAACGCAGCACAAGCACGTGGAGGGAACGGTGGGAATGGCCCGGCAACCGGACATGGTGAATCCCAAGAAGGAATCCAACGGAAGTCAATTCTACATCTGTCTCAGCCCCCAGCCCCACTTGGACGGCCAGTACACCGTACTTGGGCAGGTGACGGACGGCATGGACATCGTAAGGGCGATCCAGCGCGGGGACAAGATCAAGGACATCCGACTGAAGTAG
- a CDS encoding 30S ribosomal protein S1, with the protein MSVHFEVDPQYEALLEKSVPSIRPGQIVKGKVVQIGHDRVLVDVGYKSEGFVPISECMDMNKVLKVKLGDEVDVLVENLQDEGGIELSHVKAERARMIADLQEAYERDGDVEGVITQRVKGGFFVDIGGPAFLPGSQVDIYPVKDYDAYVGKSFKFKILAFNPDKRNIILSRKAQLQKEKEKMKQEIIVKIHPGKKLTGKVKNIMPYGVFVDLGGIDGLMYTRDISWSRIRHPGDVLKPGEDVEVVVLKVDADTGKVTLGRKQLLPDPWMNVIERINKGSVVHGKVTKVSNFGAIVEIEPDVEALLPKAEISWDKKIKHPSEVLNQDDEKDFMVLFMDVEKRRIILTLKQLESSPWDTVDEHYAVKMDVKGVVRAVKDFGLFVELEDGLTGLVHNSDITWNRRDLKPAANFRKGEEITVRILRIEGQKKRMTFGLKQIQGDPWNNVADKYKPGTGVKGIVSEVSPEGVFVELEDGVEGLVRTSQMGRGAEGEGRKGLDLGAEVMADVIHVDVKKRRMELSVKSYEDRGGEPAPAGGDAEPTPTETTPATEEGGTPA; encoded by the coding sequence ATGAGCGTACATTTCGAAGTCGATCCGCAGTACGAGGCACTCCTCGAGAAGAGCGTGCCGTCGATCCGCCCCGGCCAGATCGTCAAGGGAAAAGTCGTCCAGATCGGGCACGACCGCGTGCTGGTCGACGTCGGATACAAGTCCGAAGGCTTCGTCCCCATCTCCGAGTGCATGGACATGAATAAGGTCCTGAAAGTGAAGCTGGGCGATGAAGTGGACGTGCTCGTGGAGAATTTGCAGGACGAGGGGGGCATCGAACTTTCGCACGTCAAAGCCGAGCGAGCCCGGATGATCGCCGATCTGCAAGAGGCGTACGAACGGGATGGAGATGTCGAGGGGGTCATCACCCAGCGCGTAAAGGGCGGCTTCTTCGTGGACATCGGAGGGCCGGCCTTCCTCCCGGGCTCCCAGGTGGATATTTATCCCGTCAAAGATTACGACGCGTACGTCGGTAAATCGTTCAAATTCAAGATCCTCGCCTTCAATCCGGACAAGCGGAACATCATCCTCTCGCGCAAGGCCCAATTGCAAAAAGAAAAAGAGAAGATGAAGCAGGAGATCATCGTCAAGATCCATCCGGGGAAGAAACTGACCGGGAAGGTGAAGAACATCATGCCCTACGGCGTGTTTGTGGATCTGGGCGGGATCGACGGGCTCATGTACACCCGGGACATCTCCTGGAGTCGCATTCGCCATCCGGGCGACGTGCTGAAGCCGGGGGAGGACGTGGAGGTGGTCGTCCTCAAGGTGGATGCGGATACCGGGAAGGTTACCTTGGGCCGCAAGCAGCTCCTGCCGGATCCGTGGATGAACGTCATCGAGCGGATCAACAAGGGTTCCGTGGTCCACGGCAAGGTGACGAAGGTGTCGAACTTCGGCGCGATCGTCGAAATCGAACCCGATGTGGAAGCCCTTCTTCCGAAGGCGGAAATCAGCTGGGACAAAAAGATCAAACATCCCTCCGAGGTGCTGAACCAGGACGACGAAAAGGACTTTATGGTCCTGTTCATGGACGTGGAGAAGCGCCGGATCATTCTGACCTTGAAACAATTGGAATCCAGCCCGTGGGACACGGTGGATGAACACTACGCGGTGAAGATGGATGTGAAGGGTGTGGTCCGTGCCGTGAAGGATTTTGGATTGTTTGTTGAATTGGAGGACGGTCTCACCGGCCTCGTTCACAATTCGGATATCACGTGGAACCGTCGAGACCTTAAGCCTGCCGCGAATTTCCGGAAGGGCGAGGAGATCACGGTGCGGATCCTGCGCATCGAGGGCCAAAAGAAGCGGATGACCTTCGGGTTGAAGCAGATTCAGGGTGATCCGTGGAACAATGTGGCCGACAAGTACAAGCCCGGCACGGGCGTGAAGGGAATCGTGAGCGAAGTTTCGCCGGAAGGCGTCTTTGTCGAACTGGAAGACGGCGTGGAGGGCTTGGTCCGGACGTCTCAAATGGGGCGGGGCGCGGAGGGGGAAGGCCGGAAGGGGCTCGATCTGGGTGCCGAAGTCATGGCCGATGTCATCCATGTGGATGTCAAGAAGCGTCGGATGGAGCTCAGCGTCAAGTCGTATGAGGATCGCGGGGGCGAGCCGGCGCCGGCCGGGGGAGATGCAGAGCCAACCCCCACGGAAACCACTCCCGCCACGGAGGAGGGAGGCACTCCGGCGTGA
- a CDS encoding chemotaxis response regulator protein-glutamate methylesterase: MDGARVKVLIIDDSAYNRRVLRRMLESEPSIEVVESARDGEEGLKKALDLSPDVVTLDLEMPKMDGFTFLRILMNRRPTPVIVVSGKADSQTTFLAMELGAIDFVAKPQNQISPDLYGIHSELVKKILGARMVSMDKVCRLTRREVPRSAEAVAPLSTGARREGRIVVVGASTGGPTALQTVLSRLPGDLPAPVLVAQHMPAGFTKAFAERVNKVCTLEVRETENLVLPRAGQVLITPGGFHARVSGTRERPFVKLERTGPGDRYVPSVDRLFQSAAEVFGAEAVGVVLTGMGDDGRHGVMEIRRLGGQTLAESEETAVIFGMPREAIQSGAIDAQAPVERLAGEIVVRCRRAGESSTVPGAERRASGS, translated from the coding sequence ATGGACGGCGCTCGCGTCAAAGTCCTGATCATCGATGATTCCGCCTACAACCGCCGGGTGCTGCGAAGAATGCTGGAATCCGAGCCGTCGATCGAAGTCGTGGAGTCGGCGCGGGATGGGGAGGAGGGGCTCAAGAAGGCCCTCGACTTATCGCCGGACGTGGTAACGCTGGATCTGGAGATGCCGAAGATGGATGGATTCACCTTCCTGCGGATTCTCATGAATCGACGACCGACGCCGGTCATCGTCGTCAGCGGAAAGGCGGACAGCCAGACGACCTTCCTGGCGATGGAACTCGGCGCGATCGATTTCGTAGCCAAGCCGCAGAACCAGATTTCGCCCGATCTGTACGGCATACACAGCGAATTGGTGAAGAAAATTCTCGGTGCGAGGATGGTCTCGATGGACAAGGTGTGCCGACTGACTCGGAGGGAAGTTCCGCGGTCGGCCGAGGCGGTCGCGCCGTTGTCCACCGGCGCGCGCCGCGAAGGGCGAATCGTGGTGGTAGGCGCCTCCACGGGCGGACCCACCGCCCTCCAAACGGTGCTGTCCCGATTGCCGGGGGATCTTCCGGCACCCGTCCTCGTGGCGCAGCACATGCCGGCCGGGTTCACGAAGGCGTTCGCGGAGCGCGTGAACAAGGTCTGCACCTTGGAAGTGAGAGAGACCGAGAATTTGGTATTGCCCCGCGCGGGGCAGGTGCTGATCACGCCCGGCGGTTTCCACGCGCGGGTATCGGGAACGAGAGAGCGGCCCTTCGTGAAACTGGAGCGGACGGGGCCGGGGGACCGCTACGTGCCCTCCGTGGATCGCCTCTTCCAATCCGCGGCCGAGGTCTTTGGAGCCGAAGCCGTGGGGGTGGTTCTCACGGGGATGGGGGATGACGGTCGACATGGGGTGATGGAAATTCGACGGCTGGGCGGGCAGACGCTTGCGGAGTCCGAGGAAACGGCCGTCATCTTCGGAATGCCCAGGGAGGCGATCCAGAGCGGAGCCATCGACGCGCAGGCTCCGGTCGAGCGCCTGGCAGGGGAGATCGTCGTTCGTTGCAGACGAGCGGGGGAGTCGTCGACGGTGCCTGGCGCCGAACGGCGGGCTTCCGGCTCGTGA
- the aroA gene encoding 3-phosphoshikimate 1-carboxyvinyltransferase has translation MIGIEPDGSLRVSRSGPLRGDVELEGDKSIAHRALLLAAIGRGPSVIRNLPPGDDVARTKSALRALGVRVEGEGNEVRVYGEGWEGLKPPSVPLEAGNSGTTLRLLMGILAACPFPAIIETGEGLRKRPVDRVAIPLRKMGAKVWANQGGHYPPVVISGGPLRGIRYRMPVASAQVKSAVLLAGLRAKGRTTVVEPQPTRDHTERMLVGKGVRIGRKGKAITLSGGTNIQGGEMEIPGDLSSASFILAAAALVPGSAVRIRRCLLNPGRLAFVRFLERAGAATEIVPEGESCGEPWGTIGVRSGVMRPVQIRPEDVAPLIDELPLVGAVQAFAPGRSILKGAAELRVKETDRIRSLVGGLSAMGAEAKERSDGWSVIGGRTLRGAELDGCGDHRTAMALAVVGLRAVGDTLIRHPGIEKSFPSFPRVLNGLVSR, from the coding sequence ATGATTGGGATTGAACCGGACGGCTCCCTTCGTGTGAGCCGATCGGGGCCCCTCCGCGGGGATGTCGAGCTTGAAGGGGACAAGTCGATTGCTCATCGTGCGTTGCTCCTAGCCGCCATCGGACGCGGTCCCAGCGTTATTCGCAACCTCCCGCCGGGAGATGATGTGGCCCGAACGAAGAGCGCGCTCCGTGCCCTTGGAGTCCGTGTGGAGGGCGAAGGAAACGAAGTGCGCGTGTATGGAGAAGGTTGGGAAGGTTTGAAGCCGCCTTCGGTTCCGCTGGAGGCGGGGAATTCGGGGACCACGCTCCGGCTCCTGATGGGAATTCTCGCGGCCTGTCCGTTTCCGGCCATTATCGAGACCGGCGAAGGACTTCGGAAACGACCCGTGGACCGCGTTGCGATTCCACTCCGCAAGATGGGAGCGAAGGTATGGGCCAACCAGGGGGGACATTACCCCCCGGTGGTCATCTCCGGTGGCCCTCTTCGCGGCATTCGATATCGCATGCCCGTGGCTTCGGCCCAGGTGAAGTCGGCCGTGCTGCTGGCCGGTCTCAGAGCCAAAGGAAGGACCACGGTTGTGGAGCCGCAACCGACTCGTGATCACACCGAGCGGATGCTGGTCGGCAAGGGTGTGCGGATTGGCCGGAAGGGGAAGGCCATCACCTTGTCCGGGGGTACCAACATCCAGGGGGGCGAAATGGAGATTCCAGGCGATCTCTCTTCAGCGTCCTTTATCCTGGCCGCCGCCGCATTGGTGCCGGGCTCGGCCGTACGAATACGCCGCTGCCTGCTGAATCCCGGAAGACTCGCCTTTGTCAGATTTCTGGAAAGGGCCGGGGCGGCGACGGAGATCGTTCCGGAGGGCGAATCGTGTGGGGAACCTTGGGGAACGATCGGGGTTCGCAGTGGAGTGATGAGGCCGGTCCAGATCAGACCCGAGGACGTGGCTCCGCTCATCGATGAGTTGCCTCTTGTGGGCGCCGTGCAGGCCTTTGCACCGGGCCGCTCGATCCTGAAAGGCGCGGCCGAGCTCAGAGTAAAAGAAACGGATCGTATCCGTTCCCTGGTTGGCGGGCTGTCGGCGATGGGAGCGGAGGCGAAGGAGCGGAGCGACGGGTGGAGCGTGATCGGGGGCCGAACCCTCCGGGGCGCGGAATTGGATGGATGCGGCGATCATCGCACGGCCATGGCGCTGGCGGTGGTGGGCCTTCGCGCGGTGGGTGACACGCTCATACGACATCCCGGCATCGAGAAGTCCTTTCCTTCATTTCCCCGGGTCTTGAACGGTCTGGTGTCGCGATGA
- a CDS encoding (d)CMP kinase yields the protein MRRGIVIAIDGPAGSGKSSVARALAGRLGLKYVNTGVMYRAVGLYFRDRLALLNDGSALTTALRGCRIRLVPGVGGGAGKVVLNGRDVTASLGSSAAGSLASRVSSFPEVRRTLVALQKGMAYHPGVVMEGRDIASVVFPDAEVKIYLTAGVTERARRRAKELRAGGRRVLLRVIESDIRSRDRRDRSRALAPLRKTPGSLFIRTTRLSKQEVIDRLERRVRQRLGLNAADFLLPYAPSKTP from the coding sequence ATGAGGCGCGGAATCGTCATCGCCATCGACGGCCCGGCCGGCTCGGGAAAAAGCTCCGTGGCCAGGGCCTTGGCGGGAAGGCTCGGCCTGAAATACGTGAACACGGGCGTGATGTATCGGGCTGTCGGATTGTATTTCAGGGATCGACTCGCTCTGCTCAACGATGGGTCCGCGCTTACGACCGCGCTGAGGGGTTGTCGCATTCGGCTCGTTCCAGGCGTGGGGGGAGGGGCGGGGAAGGTGGTCCTGAACGGCAGGGATGTGACCGCGTCGCTGGGATCCTCGGCCGCGGGGAGCCTGGCCTCTCGGGTGTCATCCTTTCCGGAGGTGCGGAGAACCCTTGTTGCATTGCAGAAGGGCATGGCCTATCATCCCGGCGTCGTAATGGAAGGAAGAGACATTGCCAGCGTGGTTTTCCCCGATGCCGAGGTGAAAATCTATCTGACGGCGGGCGTCACCGAGCGCGCGCGCAGGCGGGCGAAGGAACTGCGCGCGGGCGGCCGAAGGGTTTTGTTGCGCGTGATCGAATCGGACATTCGCTCGCGCGACCGCCGGGATCGATCCCGCGCGCTGGCCCCGCTCCGAAAAACCCCTGGGAGCCTCTTCATCCGGACGACCCGCCTCAGCAAGCAGGAAGTCATCGATCGGCTTGAACGGCGCGTTCGCCAACGTTTGGGGTTGAATGCGGCGGATTTTCTGCTACCATACGCCCCCTCGAAGACACCATGA
- a CDS encoding integration host factor subunit beta, whose protein sequence is MRKSDLVDLLAREYPNLEKEAVRMVVDRTFEELVGSLKKGKRVEIRGFGIFQVKSRDSRSVKIPNRPVAFKIPPRRMLTFKASSLLLKRLNHGSR, encoded by the coding sequence TTGCGCAAGAGCGATCTGGTGGACCTACTGGCACGCGAGTATCCCAATCTGGAAAAAGAGGCGGTTCGGATGGTGGTCGACCGGACTTTCGAGGAGCTGGTCGGGTCTCTCAAGAAGGGAAAGCGGGTGGAGATCCGGGGGTTCGGCATTTTCCAGGTCAAGAGCCGGGATTCCCGCAGTGTGAAAATCCCGAATCGGCCCGTCGCGTTCAAGATTCCGCCCCGGCGGATGCTCACTTTCAAGGCGAGTTCGCTCCTGCTCAAGCGGTTGAATCACGGATCAAGGTAA
- the sppA gene encoding signal peptide peptidase SppA, translating to MKKGARIGGLVLASALAALFIAGLWLAYRGHGGAMLSMGGGKKLARVDLDGLIVDSDYVTKWLKKFGRREDVKGIILRIDSQGGAVGPSQEIYSLIRRIKAEKPVVASLGNMATSGGYYVASASTRIFSNPGTLTGNVGVILGYTHVERLLAKAHVDPVVIKSGARKDLASPLRAPSEEDLDVLQKLVDDVHKQFLSDVVAERRLTPEALAVIADGRPVSGAQALDLGLVDELGSYDDAVEWLQKRLSIEGEPEVVRPPMPRPSLLDWLTGEPEDRFAARAFKNFFFFGSVLNLE from the coding sequence GTGAAGAAAGGCGCGAGGATCGGGGGACTGGTTCTTGCGTCGGCTCTCGCAGCGCTGTTCATCGCCGGTTTGTGGCTGGCCTACCGGGGCCACGGAGGAGCGATGTTGAGCATGGGGGGCGGGAAGAAATTGGCGCGCGTCGATCTCGACGGCCTGATCGTGGATTCGGATTACGTGACGAAGTGGCTGAAGAAATTCGGCCGCCGGGAAGACGTCAAGGGAATCATTCTCCGGATCGATTCACAAGGGGGAGCCGTTGGGCCCTCGCAGGAAATCTACTCCCTCATCCGCCGGATCAAGGCTGAGAAGCCGGTCGTGGCGTCGCTCGGCAACATGGCCACGTCGGGTGGATACTATGTGGCGAGCGCTTCGACTCGAATTTTCTCGAATCCCGGAACGCTGACCGGAAACGTGGGGGTTATTCTCGGATACACCCATGTGGAGCGCCTTCTCGCCAAGGCCCATGTCGATCCGGTGGTCATCAAGAGCGGGGCCCGAAAGGACCTCGCCTCGCCCCTGCGCGCCCCGTCGGAGGAGGATTTGGACGTCCTTCAGAAGCTGGTGGATGACGTTCACAAACAGTTCCTGTCCGACGTGGTGGCCGAGCGGCGGCTGACACCCGAGGCCCTGGCGGTGATCGCCGATGGACGGCCGGTCTCCGGCGCCCAGGCGCTCGATCTCGGTCTCGTGGATGAATTGGGATCGTATGATGATGCGGTCGAGTGGCTCCAAAAGCGGCTTTCGATCGAGGGTGAGCCGGAAGTCGTTCGGCCGCCCATGCCCCGTCCGAGCCTCCTGGACTGGCTCACCGGCGAGCCTGAAGACCGTTTCGCCGCCCGGGCGTTCAAGAATTTCTTCTTTTTCGGTTCCGTCCTCAATCTGGAGTGA
- a CDS encoding prephenate dehydrogenase/arogenate dehydrogenase family protein has protein sequence MESRLFERVVIHGVGLVGGSLGLALRARGLAGTIVGVGRHRDRLQWAVDHKMIDAMDTDLRRACRDASAVILCTPPDRILETAALLLEPSVLPPAAVVTDVAGVKGSIVQRFATHAEGRRFVGAHPMAGKERSGVEQAEGGLFDGAACVVTPVDSTSPDALKAVVGMWEEVGSRVIQMSPTEHDDLVALISHLPHALSFSFSEVAAGELRQDAIRKLAGGSFKDMTRVSAGPPAMWASLLKMNAGALRPRIESVIRNLGQLAELLDRPVEEIEKFLKRAARSRNDWD, from the coding sequence ATGGAATCAAGGTTGTTCGAGCGGGTCGTGATCCATGGCGTGGGGCTGGTCGGGGGATCGCTCGGGCTGGCCCTCCGCGCTCGGGGTCTGGCCGGAACGATCGTGGGCGTCGGGCGCCATCGCGACCGGCTTCAGTGGGCCGTGGACCACAAGATGATCGACGCGATGGACACCGACCTTCGGAGGGCGTGCCGGGATGCATCCGCCGTCATTCTCTGTACTCCACCCGACCGGATTCTCGAAACGGCGGCTTTGCTTCTGGAGCCGTCGGTCCTTCCCCCAGCTGCCGTGGTTACAGATGTGGCAGGCGTGAAGGGAAGCATCGTACAGCGGTTCGCCACCCACGCGGAGGGACGCCGATTTGTGGGGGCACACCCGATGGCCGGCAAGGAGCGGTCAGGGGTTGAACAGGCCGAGGGCGGCCTGTTTGATGGAGCCGCATGCGTCGTCACCCCGGTCGATTCCACAAGCCCCGATGCGCTCAAGGCCGTGGTCGGGATGTGGGAGGAGGTCGGTTCGAGGGTGATCCAAATGTCTCCGACCGAGCATGACGATCTGGTCGCTCTCATCAGCCACCTACCGCATGCGCTCTCCTTCTCGTTCTCCGAGGTCGCGGCCGGCGAGTTGAGGCAGGATGCCATTCGGAAACTGGCCGGCGGGAGTTTCAAGGACATGACGCGGGTGTCGGCCGGCCCTCCGGCCATGTGGGCCTCGCTCCTCAAGATGAACGCCGGGGCTCTGCGCCCGCGGATCGAGAGTGTGATTAGAAATCTGGGGCAATTGGCCGAGCTATTGGACCGACCCGTGGAGGAGATCGAGAAATTCCTCAAGCGAGCCGCGAGATCACGGAATGATTGGGATTGA
- a CDS encoding protein-glutamate O-methyltransferase CheR, whose protein sequence is MSFPGLPTLRMTDQEFGLIRDFIRDYCGIFFENGAKTIVEMRLSRNAEHLKVKSFLDYYYLLKYDERREQELQELVETVTTKETYFFREPSQLRAFSEEIVPDLIQRKRGRERAMRIWSAGCATGEEPYSVAILLCEDTRLETWKKEITANDISKRALQVCRAGLYGESSMRAIAPSLKEKYFERKEARYRLIDRARGSVQFAHVNLLDCDRISLLPQMDVIFCRNVIMYFHLEPRRKVVNTFFDKLVPGGYLLLGHAESLMNLSTGFEFVQLTNDLVYRKPL, encoded by the coding sequence ATGAGTTTCCCGGGGCTGCCCACCCTCCGGATGACCGACCAGGAGTTCGGTCTCATCCGGGATTTCATCCGGGACTATTGCGGTATTTTCTTCGAGAACGGCGCGAAGACCATCGTCGAGATGCGCCTCAGCCGGAATGCGGAGCACCTCAAAGTCAAGAGCTTCCTCGACTACTACTACCTCCTGAAATACGACGAGCGGCGCGAACAGGAGCTCCAGGAATTGGTGGAAACGGTGACGACGAAGGAAACCTATTTCTTCCGCGAACCCAGCCAGCTCCGCGCGTTTTCCGAGGAAATCGTGCCGGACCTCATCCAGCGGAAGAGGGGGCGCGAGCGCGCCATGCGCATCTGGAGCGCGGGCTGCGCCACGGGGGAGGAGCCGTATTCGGTGGCGATCCTGTTGTGCGAGGACACCCGCCTTGAGACGTGGAAGAAGGAAATCACGGCGAACGACATCAGCAAGCGCGCCCTCCAAGTGTGCCGCGCGGGATTGTACGGAGAGTCCTCCATGCGCGCCATCGCGCCGAGCCTGAAAGAAAAATACTTTGAGCGAAAGGAAGCGCGGTACCGGCTGATCGACCGCGCGCGGGGATCCGTACAGTTTGCCCACGTGAATCTTCTGGATTGCGACCGCATCTCGCTCCTTCCTCAAATGGACGTCATCTTCTGCCGGAATGTGATCATGTATTTTCATCTGGAGCCCCGGCGCAAAGTCGTCAACACGTTCTTCGACAAGCTCGTTCCCGGAGGCTACCTCTTGTTGGGCCATGCGGAGTCCTTGATGAACCTGTCCACGGGATTCGAATTCGTGCAGCTGACGAACGATCTGGTCTACCGGAAGCCGCTGTGA